Genomic window (Streptococcus suis S735):
TACAACTGTCATACCCGATAGCGCAGCATTTTCATCTACTACTTGGCCGAGATAGGTTAAGTTTACCTTAGCTTCCTTAAGTTCGGCTAAAAGTTGTTGCGCACCCTCACTAGCAAAAAAAGTTGTCAAAGACTTAGCAATAACCTGACCAAGACCTTCTAGCGAAGCAATTGCTTCTTGATCAGCAAATGCTAGAGTTTCTAAATCACCAAATTTTTCTACTAAAATCTTACTTGCCTTACTACCTACATGGCGAATACCTAGTCCAAATAGGAGGCATTCTGCTGAGTTACTCTTAGAAGTTTGAATGGCTTGATAGAGCTTGTTAGCTGATTTTTCTTTGAAACCTTCCAAGGTCAATAGGTCATCAACAGTTAATTTATAAATATCAGCAACATCGTGTACCAAGCCTGCTCCAAAGAGTTTTTCAACGATTGAAGACCCTAGCCCTGCGATATTCATAGCATCCCGACTTGCAAAATGTTCCAACTTACTCATCAGCTGGCTAGGACAAATAGGGTTGATACAGCGGAGGGCAACTTCGTCCTCATAGTGTTGTAGGTCGCTCTGACAAGACGGACAATGACTAGGAATGGGCATGATTTCTTGCTCTTTTCGATACTTGTCCACCACTTTCAGAACTGCTGGAATAATATCTCCCGCCTTATAAACAATGACCGTATCGCCAATACGAATATCTTTTTCGGCGATATAATCTACGTTATGCAAAGTTGCTCGACTGACAGTCGTTCCTGCCAGTTGAACAGGACTAAGATTGGCCGTTGGTGTCACAACACCTGTTCGGCCAACAGTCCAATCAACCGACAAGATTTCTGCTTCTTTTTCCTCAGCTGGAAACTTGTAAGCTACTGCCCATCGTGGCGCTTTAACTGTAAATCCTAGTTCTTCTTGTATAGCTAAATCATTTACCTTGATGACAACACCATCTATCTCATAGGGTAAATCATCTCTACGCTCTGCTATTTTTTCAATAAAATCCCACGTGTCATCAATCGACTCCGCCAAGCAATATTCGTGGTTGGTCACAAATCCCAGAGCATCCAGTTTCTCCAGTACTTGTGACTGACTAGTCGCTTCAGATGGACTAGCCTCTTGGTAGAGGAAAGTAGCGAGACCACGCTGGGCCACCACTCCCGTATCAAGCTGGCGGAGGGTCCCTGCTGCTGCATTACGCGGATTAACAAATTCAGCTTCACCAGCCTCCTGACGCTGTTTGTTAACACGGTCAAAGGAAGCTTTTGGCATATAACACTCACCTCGGACAGTGATGTCCACAGCTTCGGGTAAGGTCAAAGGAACATCAGCCACTCGTTTGAGATTTTCTGTGATATTTTCACCGACACTACCGTCACCACGTGTAGCACCCACGACTAAATTACCCGCTTCATAGGTCAGGGAAATAGACAGACCATCAATCTTCAATTCACAGATATACGTTGCTTGAGGAAATTCCTTGCGAACTCGCTGGTCAAAAGCTTCTAACTCTTCACGAGAAAAGGCATCCTGCAAACTAAAAAGAGGATAAACATGACTATATTTTTCAAATCCGTCTAGCATCTTTCCCCCGACCCGATGGGTAGGACTATCTGGTAAAATCAGTTCTGGATGAGCCGTTTCTAGCTCTACTAATTCACGATAAAGCGTATCATATTCTGCATCTGATACGCTAGGTTGGTCCAATTGATAATACTCTTTAGCGTATTGATTGAGCACGCTAACTAATTCTGATATTCTTGTTTTCATAAGAATATTATATCATGATTTGAGGGTGCGAACTATATTTGCGCTTCAATAAAAACAGATTCCTTTAGATAATTTTTAGTAAAAAATGTATAATGTTTATATAAAATTTTTGGAGGTGCCCTATGGCTGTAACTTATAAACGACAAGATGATTTAGAAAAGATGCTGGAAGAATTTGCTTCATTTGAAAAATTGGAAGAAATTGAGTATCCAGATCCAAAATCAAAAGAACATTCCGAGAAAAACAACTTGAATCAGGATAAAAAATAATATGCTTGGTCTTGATCAATTACCTACCTCCGTCCTACAGGCGGGGGCTATTTTCCTATCTATCATGATTGAAGCATTGCCCTTTGTCTTGATTGGAGCTATTATTTCAGGTTTTATCGATGTGTTTATAACACCAGATAAGGTTCGTAAACTCTTACCTAAAAACAAGTTTCTTGCCATTCTATTTGGAACCTTTATCGGCTTCATTTTTCCGTCTTGCGAATGTGGTATTGTCCCTATTGTCAATCGGCTATTAGAGAAAAAAGTGCCGAGTTATACTGCTGTTCCCTTTTTAGTAACGGCGCCTGTGATTAATCCTATCGTCCTTTTTGCAACCTTTACCGCTTTTGGAAATTCCCTACTTTTCGCACTCTATAGAGCCCTAGGAGCCATCATTGTATCCCTAGTATTGGGAATCATTCTTGGTTTTTTCGTAAAAGGACCAATTCTTAAAGGAAGCAAGTTTGACCATCACCAGCATGATTATTCAGATAAAACCAGCTGGCAAAAAGTTGGCTTCGCACTTATTCATGCCATTGATGAATTTTTTGATACGGGACGTTACCTAGTCTTTGGTTGTCTATTTGCCAGTCTCGTACAAGTCTATATTCCAACCGCTGTCCTGACTACCATCGGTCACAGTCCATTAACAGCTATTTTACTGATGATGTTGCTGGCCTTTCTTCTTTCCCTATGTTCCGAAGCCGATGCCTTTATTGGTGCATCACTACTATCCAGCTTCGGATTCGCCCCAGTAATGGCTTTCTTAGTTATCGGACCCATGGTGGATGTTAAAAACTTGCTCATGATGAAACATTATTTCAAAGGGAAATTTATAGTCGGTTTTATCATTACTATCACTCTCGTTATTTTGGGATATAGTCTGATACTTGGAGGTGTAGTATGATTCGTTTTTTAATTCTTGCAGGTTACTTTGAAATGACCATGTATCTTTATATCTCTGGAAAATTAGACCAATACATTAATCTGCACTATAGCTATCTAGCCTATCTATCCATGGTTTTATCTTTCATACTTGCCATCGTACAATTGTATGTCTGGGTAAAAGAAATTCGAGTACATAGCCATTTAAAAAGCAAAATTGCCAAACTATCAAGCATTGGACTATTGCTCATTCCTCTTGCTATAGCCTGGCTCTTTCCTACGGTAAGCCTGGATTCAACAACTGTTGCTGCCAAGGGCTATCATTTCCCACTAGCAACAGAAAACGATACTAATACACAAAACCAAGAAGGGGCGACTGTTCAGTATCTCAAGCCTGATACTTCTATTTATTTTACAAAATCTGCCTATCAAAACCAGATGCGTGAAATTGCTGATAGATACTTGGCTGAAGAAACCATTGTCGTTACTAATGAAAACTATATGGAAGTGATGGAAGCAATCTACGACTATCCTACGGAATTTTCAGGAAAAACGATTGAAATGATTGGATTTGTCTACAATGACCCTGACAATAGCCAGCAATTTTTCCTTTTCCGCTTTGGTATTATTCACTGCATTGCTGATTCTGGGGTATATGGCTTACTCTCTACGGGGGCTACCACAGAATTTCCTAACAATACTTGGGTAAAAGCCAGAGGAACAATCAAGGTTTCCTACCACACATCGTTGAAACAAAATCTCCCAACACTTGAATTACAATCGATGGTTCAGATTGAGCAGCCAGATTCTCCGTATGTCTACCGTGTTTTCTAATAATTCCAACTAAAAAAGTGAATTTTCTGACAATTTGTGGTATACTATTAATGATATTCAACAGATAGGAATGAAATTATGTCATCACATGTATTGTTTACAATTTTTGGTGCTAGTGGCGACCTTGCCAAACGCAAACTCTATCCATCCCTCTTCCGTCTTTATAAGGCAGGCCATATCCGAGAAAATTTTGCAGTAATTGGTACAGCTCGCAGACCCTGGACCAAGGAATTTTTTGAGCAAACCGTCATTGAATCACTAGGTGATCTGCCTGACACACCACGTCAAGCTCATGAATTTGCAAATCATTTCTACTACCAAAGCCACGATGTCAATGACACGGAACATTATGTAGCTCTTCGTAAATTGCAGGACGACTTGTGTGAAAAATACAATACCCAGCACAACAAGGTCTTCTTCCTCTCTATGGCACCTGAATTTTTCGGAACCATTGCCAAACACCTCAAATCTGAGCAAATCGTTGATGGACAAGGTTTTGAACGCTTGATAATTGAAAAACCTTTCGGAACTAGCCTTGCTACAGCTACCAAACTCAATGATGAATTGGCAGCAGCCTTCAATGAAGACCAAATCTACCGTATCGACCATTACCTAGGCAAGGAAATGGTGCAAAATATCTTTGCGGTTCGCTTTGCCAATATCATTTTTGAGCATATTTGGAACCGCGATTACATCGATAACGTCCAAATTACATTTGCTGAAGCGATTGGTGTTGAGGATCGTGGAGGCTACTACGATCATTCTGGCGCCTTAAAAGACATGGTGCAAAACCATGCCCTTCAAGTTCTTTCCCTTCTAGCAATGGATAAGCCAGCCAGCTTCAAGGAGGAAGATGTCCGCGCTGAAAAGATTAAGGTCTTCCAACACCTTCGTCAGCCTTCTGATGAGGACCTCAAACGCAACTTCATCCGTGGTCAATATGCAGCAGGTTCCATTGACGGAAAAGACTACGTTAGCTACTTGGATGAACCAAATATTGCCGAAGGTTCTCAGACAGAAACCTTTGCAGGAGGTGTCTTCTTCGTTGATACTGACCGTTTCCGTGATGTACCTTTCTTCTTCCGTACAGGTAAACGTCTGACAGAAAAGGGCACGCGCGTGACCATCACCTTCAAGCATGCGGAAGATATTTTTGGTCAACCTTCCGAAGCCAATGTATTGACCATCTTCATCCAACCAACTGAAGGCTTCATGCTCTCTATCAACGGTAAGGAAGTTGGTTCCCATTTTGCTCTTACTCCTGCCAAACTCAACTTCCGCCACAATGCAACTGCTCTTGGAAATTCACCCGAAGCCTACGAAAAACTCTTTTTCGATGTCCTAAATGGTGATTCTACTAACTTTAGCCATTGGGAAGAAGTGAAAGCAAGCTGGAGCTTGATTGACCGCATTGTTGATTTGTGGGCAAGCAACCAAGTCCCACTCCACACCTATCCAGCTGGAACTATGGGACCTGAGGCAGCCTTTGATTTGCTAGAAAGCTACAGTTGCAAGTGGGTTTGGACACCTGATGTCTGGTATCGTGAACGTGGTTTATTGAAATAGTCATTTAGTTTAGCTTTGATTACTTCGTTAACTCGCTTTGCCGTACTCCACGAAAGTGACTTGCTTCGCATGTCTTATTTCCAACCTAGAACAGCCTCTAGGCTGTTCTAGCAACCTGCACCTCGTTGCCTTGTACTAAAAGCAAACTAAACGACTACATATAAAAACTGGAGCAATCCAGTTTTTTTGGGAGATATTTATGACTGAAATGAACATCATTCTCACCCAACTTGAAGTAGCCAGCCATGCTGGCACCCTCAAGCGTTATGAAAAAATTGGCGAAACTAAGCCCTACTACGGAGTTCCAATGGGAGCTATTTCTGGTATCGCCAAGGCCTATAAAAATCGACTGGACTTATTTGCCCCACTCTGGCAAACAGGTGTCCTAGAAGCACAATATTTAGCTATTCAAGTTGCCAAGGCTAAACCTAACCAACTTCCCCAAGCTGACCTAGAGAATTGCCTCAATGAACAAATTTCGGTCAATGTCCTCGATAAATTGGCTTCCATTATCCTCAGCAAACGCAAGGATAGCAAAGACTGGGAAGAATACTTACTCATCCAAGACCAGGCTATTTTTCAACGATTAGGTTGGTTCCTTCGTGCCAAATACTTTGCTGGAAGAACTGCCTCAAATCAAGAAATCGAAGAATCTCTAGACCATATTCGCCAGCATTTGCAAACCGCTGACCCGCTTGTCCAATGGACCATGAACCAATGCTTAGTGGAGATTGCAGTTACCTATCCTGACTACCTGGAACAAGGTCTTGCAATTGGTCAGGAATTGGCCGTCTATGCGAACATGAAAGTTCCAAAAGGCTGCACTTCTGCCTATGCACCAGACTGGATAGAAGCGTTGTTGAGGAGGAAATAAGATGCAACATAAAGGAACTCAGATTTTAGAAACAGAACGTCTAATTTTACGCCCTTTTCAAGCAAGCGATGTTGAATCAGTTTTCCAAAACTGGACTTCAGATGAAAAGGTTACCACCTATCTGACCTGGCCAACGCATCAGACACTCCAAGATACTGAAGACTATGTCCAGTTCTGTCTTCAATCCTATTCACAGGAAAAAACATACAGGTGGGTAATTGAGCTCAAAGAAAATCAGCAACCCATTGGAGATATTTCCGTTGTCAGCCTTGATGAAAGAGTTCAAGCTGCCGAATTAGGTTGGGTGTTGGGCAGTAAATGGTGGGGGCAAAGTTATATGGCCGAAGCTCTTGAAGCTGTTAATCACTATTTATTGGAGGAAGTGGGCTGTTTACGGATTACAGCTGTTCACGATAGTGAAAATCGTCCTTCTGGTCGTGTCATGGAAAAAGTCGGTATGACCTATGAAGGAACTCTCCGCCAAGCCGCTCGAAACAATCGGGGTATTGTGGATATTGCCATTTACTCACTGCTGCATACAGATAGAAAAAGTCGCTAGTTCATTGAACTAACGACTTTTTTCTATACCAATCCTTCCAATAGCCCACGCATGAATTCTTCGGATTTGAATTCACCGATGTCATCGATTTTCTCACCGAAACCAATTAGCTTAACTGGTATATCCAGTTCCTGACGGATGGCAAGAACGACACCACCCTTGGCTGTACCGTCTAGCTTGGTCAAGACTAGCCCAGTCAATGGAGTAATTTTTGCAAATTCCTTGGCTTGACTGAGGGCGTTTTGACCTGTGGAGGCATCCAGTGCTAAGAGGGTTTCATGCGGTGCATCAGGTAGGGTCCGTTTGATGATGCGACCGATTTTTTCCAGCTCTGCCATGAGGTTTTCTTTATTTTGCAAGCGACCTGCTGTATCAATCATGAGAATATCCACGCCTTCTGCCACGGCACGTTTTACCCCATCAAAAACCACACTAGCTGGGTCTGACTTTTCAGGTCCTGTGACTACTGGCACATCGACACGGCGACCCCACTCGACCAGCTGGGCTACCGCACCCGCACGGAAGGTGTCCGCTGCGACCAACATGACCTTCTTGCCAGCTTGCTTGTACTTGTAGGCTAACTTACCGATAGACGTCGTCTTCCCAACACCGTTGACACCGACAAAGAGCATGACTGTCAAATCATCTTGGAAATTGATTTGCTCACTGAATTGACCGTCTTTTTCGTAAATATCCACCAATTTTTCGATGATAACACGACGGAGTTCATCTATCTTCTTGGCATTTTGTAGCTTGGCTTCATAGCGGAGCTCCTCTGTCAGCGTAGAAGCAACTTGCACACCTACGTCTGACAAAATCAGCATTTCTTCCAACTCTTCGAAAAATTCTTCATCAACCGAACGGAAATTGGCAAAGAATTCATTGAGCCTTGCCCCAAATCCTGTACGCGTCTTTTTCAAGGTACGCTGGTACTTGTCCTGTTCACTTTCTTGCCCTACTGGAGCAACTTCCTCAACAGGCTCTTCCTTGACCTTGGTTTGAATAGCAGGGTCAAAGCCTTGTTCCTGCGCTTCCTTCACTCGAGCCGCAGCGGCTTCTTTGGCTGCATAATATTGAGCCATCATGTCTAAGGTCCGTTGTTTCTGAGCTTCTTGTTCGGCTGTCAATTCAGTCTCTGCTACTTCAGACTGGAACTTTTCCATTTCTTGAGTAGCTGACTCAACTTCAGTAGTTACTGTATCTTCGCTAGAAGCCGACTGCTCCCTTTCCACTTCTTCAACAAGAGCGACTTGCTCCTCTTGTTTTTTTTGTCCAAATAATCGATCAAATAATCCCATACTAGTCCTCATTCAATACATAGTGCTCGATGACCCAAGCAATGCCATCTTCATCATTGTTTTTTGGCAGGACAAGGTTGGCCGCAGACTTGATTTCATCAGTCGCATTAGCCATGGCAACACCCAGACCAGCCCATTCAATCATCGAAAGATCATTTCCTTCATCGCCACAGGCCATAACTTCTGACTGATCAATCCCCAGATGTCCAATCAACTTAGCCAAACCATTTGCTTTATGAACACCTTTTGGACTCCATTCGAGCAGAATATCACGCGATTTGAAAATCTCGAAACGCTCGTGAAGTTCCGCAGGAATTTTTGGAATTTGTCCATCCAAAAAGTCTGCTGCCACAGCTGAAACTGCCTTATTGTAGACAAAATCTTCTGGCATTTCCTCATCGCTTGCCACAATTTTATTAAGCAATGGATTACAAGTTAGATAAAGTGATTCATGGGCTGATGGTAGAGAATAGACATCGCCACCATAGAGAACATCCAGAGGAAGGTCCAAGTCATTTGTCACACGACTGATGGTGCGCACATCTTCAATGGTGAAGCCAACCTTATCCAAAACTCGACCTGTATTTTCCTGGACTAGACCACCGTTAAATGTAATCGAATATTGATTCTCCCCTAACAGATCTAGTTCTTCTAGAAAAGTACCGATAGCTTGTAAAGGACGCCCTGTTGTCAGAACTACATAAACTCCACGCTCACGCGCTGCCTGCAAGGCCTTTTTATTAGCTTCTGAAATCCGTTTGTCCGATGTCAGAAGTGTTCCATCTAAATCCAATGCAATCAACTTAATTGCCATTTACTTCCTCCTCTAAATAGGCTAATACTGCTCCATCATTGCAATGACCAATCATCCAATCTGCCTGGGCCTTCACTTCCTCTCTTGCATTTTCTGTCGCAAGAGCCAGACCAGCAAAGTCAAACATATCCAAATCATTTTGATTATCACCAAATGCCACTACATCCTGACGGGTAATTCCAAAATGAGCACAGAGATGACTCAATCCAACTGATTTATTTGAACCATTTGGAATTATATCAATATTGTCAAAACCAGTTGTCATGGCCGTTACACCTTCAAATGTATCATTTAACCATCGTCTAGCATCGTCCATTTCCTCAGGAGAAAATTTGGCATTGATTTTTATAATCTCTTCTCGAACTTCTTCAAATGTGTCTACCAATCGAAAATGTGCGTAATAATTCGTCATCGCTTCTAAAAACTGAGGCTCAGCATTTTTTAATAAATAAAAGTTTTCGAGGCCAGACAGCACCATGGAACGACTGCTACCAAAGGGACCTGCATCAATACCTGCGATAATCGGCAGATAAATTTCAGGACTAATTGGATCATCCATAAAGATAGTCTGCCCCTGATATTCAACGATTGAACCATTTTCAGCTACAAACCCGATTTCATCTACAAAATCTTCAAAAACAAGTTTCAGGCTTTGCATAGATCGCCCACTTGCTGCCACAAATAAATAACCTTTTTCTTTGAACTGATTCAGTATACGACGAAACCGTTCCTTATCAAAACTATGGTCTTCTCGTAAAAAGGTACCATCCATATCACTGGCGTAAATTTTGTTAATCATAATTTCTCCACATCTTTCAGCTTAACGGAAACAATCTTGGACACGCCAGATTCCTGCATGGTCACCCCATACATGGCATCCGCTGCCGCCATGGTCCCTTTACGGTGGGTCACGACGATAAACTGACTCTCCTTATCAAAACGGTTGAGGTAGTCGCCAAAACGTTTGACATTCGCCTCATCCAAGGCTGCCTCCACCTCATCGAGAATTACAAAAGGAATGGTCTTAACACGGATAATGGAAAATAGCAGAGCGAGGGCCGAAAGGGCTTTTTCGCCACCTGACATAAGATTGAGAGATTGAATTTTCTTACCCGGAGGTTGAACAGAAATCTCCACACCCGCAGTCAATAGGTCACCTTCTGTCAAAATCAAATCCGCTGAACCACCGCCAAACATTTGTTTGAATGTCTGCTTAAAGCTTTCACGAATAGCTTCAAAAGTAACCTTGAAGCGCTCTTTGACTTCATCATCCATCTCGTGGATAGTATCTAGTAGTAAATCACGCGCCGACAAAATATCTGTCCGTTGCTCATTGAGGAAGGTCAGACGGTTATTGACCTCGTCATACTGCTCAATAGCATCCAAATTGACTGGACCCAAAGCACGAATAGCTCTTTCTAGGTCTTTGAGGCTTTGTTCAGCAACTGCAAGATTCTCAACTTCCTTGGCCTGAGACTGAGCAGCTTCAAAACTCAATTTGAAATGCTCGGTCAAATTACCAAGTAAAGTCCGTAATTTATCGCCCGCTTGCTCACAATCCGCCTCTAACTTAGCCTGCTTACGGATCAAATCATCATTCTTAGTCCGAGCTTGTTGCAATCTTTCTTCCAAGTCTTCAAACTGCCCATCAATATCTTCCAACTCAAACTTTAAGCGAATTAGAATCTGATTGGTCTGGTTTTGCTTATCAGATGCGGCCTGCAATTGTTCTTCAAGAATCTCAATACTAGTATCTTCAAGAGCTTCTAACTTCTGGTCAATCATATCCTCTAAAAGAGAAATTTCCTTATCTGCAACCACTTTTTCTTCTTGCAAACGTCTCAGATCTGTCTGTTCAAAACGAAGTTGGCTAGTCAGTTCAGCTTGTTCCAAAGTTAGTTGACCCTTCTGAGTCTGTAGTTTCTGCAAGCTTTCTTGAATACTGTCGCGATTATCACGGACTTGATTGATTTGTTGATCCAAGGCTAGTTTTTTCTCATTCAAGGCTTGGACATTTACTTCTTCCTTAGCAGCAGCCTCTTCTAGCTCAGTCAAAATGGTCGGACTAACCTGACTCATTTGCAGGTCATACTGGGCTGATAGCTGAGCCAGTCTATTTTCTGCCTGTTCCTGATGAATCCTTGCGCTCTGCTGGTTCAATCTAGCTTCTTCCCCCTCCGCCTTAATCGTTTCCAAGGCTTCTCTGGTTTGGTCTAAGCTAGTTTTCTTAGCTGCAACCAAGCTTTCTTGCTCCTGCAACTGGCTAGACAGCTCTGCTATTTCTCCTAAAAGAGCATCCAGTTCTGGTTTGATAAAGGTCGTGCTGTTATTTCGATTGCTACCACCAGCAAAGGCTCCACCAGGACGGATTTCCGCTCCATCCATGGTCACCATACGCACTTGAAACTTGGTCGCACGCGCCGCCTGGTTGGCATGGTCAATGCTATCAAAAATCGCAATAGTGCCTAGCAAATTTTGGAAAATCGCATCTAAATTTGGCTGATAAGTCACCAAATCACTTGCAAGCCCCAAGAATCCTTCTGAAGATTCTAGTAAAGAGACTTGCTGTCCAGAAAGCTGACGTGGCTTGATAGTTGTTAGAGGTAAGAAGGTTGCCCGTCCTTGCCGTTTTTCTTTCAAAAATGCGATAGCTCGTTTAGCAGTCGCTTCATCTTCAACGATGACGTTTTGACTAGCACCGCCAAGAGCAATTTCCAAAGCCGTTTGGTAACGAGTATCAAAGGTCAATTGTTCACTGACTGCTCCAATAATTCCTCCTAAGCTTGGTGCCGCCTGTAAGACAGCCTTAACCCCCGCGTAAAAATTGGAGTGATTTTTTAAAATAGCTTCTAAACTAGACTGACGAGCCTGCTTGCCTTTCAACTGATCCAGCAAATCAAACAAGCGACCTTGCTCAGCCTGATAAGCAGTCTGGACTTGATCCAATTCTGTTTTTTTGGTCTGATAGCTCTCAAGCAACTGGCGTAACACGTGATCAGCTTCTTCTAAACTTTTCCGACTCTTATCAAGTACTTCTTGAGCTGTTTGTTTTTCCGTCTGCAAGCGTGCCAAGTCTTCAGATTTACTCTCTGAAAGACTGATTTGATTGGCAATATCCTGCTGAATCTTGGTCAGACTGTTTGAAGCTTCTGCCTCTTCCTGCATCAGAGCAACATACTGTTCACGCAGATGATCTAAAACCTGATCAGGATCTTCTGAAAAGTAGGAAATTTCTTTGTCTACCGCAGCAATATCGTCTTTCAAGCTAGACAAGGAACTATCTAATTGCGCAAGCGTTTCTTGCTTTTGCTCAATCTGTTCTGCCAACTGCTCTCGTCTAGTCAACAAGTTTTCCAAGCGCGCCTGCGCTTCTTGACGACTTGATTCGTTTTGACTAGATTCCAGTTTATGGACCTCAATTTTTCGCTCCAAATCACTGATTAACTTGGTCAAATCCAACAGAACTGCCTGTTCACGCTCCAATTGTTCTGAAAGGCGGTGGCGCTTCTCTTTCAAGTTCAGATTTTCTTGCTCCAGCTCAGAACGCTGTTTGTAGTAGCTAGTCAATTCAGTTTTGACAGACTCTAGTTCGGCCTCTTTTTCCGATAACTTTTCCTTACCAAGCGACAACTGAGCCACCAAAACATTTAAGTATAATTCCTTACGTTGACCATCTAATTCTAGAAATTTCTTAGCAGTTTGTGCCTGTTTCTCTAATGGTTTGACCTGATTATCTAATTCGTAGATAATATCGTCCAAGCGGTCCAAGTTGTCCTGGGCCTGTGCCAACTTACTTTCTGTTTCTTTTTTACGCGTCTTGTATTTTAAGACCCCTGCCGCCTCTTCAAAAATAGCACGGCGTTCCTCAGGCTTGGAATTGAAAATTGCTTCAACCCGCCCTTGTGAAATGATAGAGAAAGAATCACGTCCCAAGCCCGTATCCATGAAAAGATCATGAATATCCCGTAGACGAACCTTTTGCCCATCAATCAAGTACTCACTATCACCAGATCGATAAATGTGGCGTTCTACCTTGATTTCTTTCTGTTTATTGGCGATAAAACCTGTGCTATTATCCAAGGTCACGACAACCGAGGCATAGTTAAGAGCCTTGCGACTTTCTGTTCCCGAAAAGATGACGTCTGGCATCTTGCCTCCACGTAGGCTTTTAGCAGACGACTCTCCCAAGGCCCAACGTAGACTTTCTGTAATATTGGACTTGCCAGAACCATTCGGTCCTACAACAGCAGTCACTCCACGATCAAAGACTACCTTAGTCTTATCCGCAAAGGACTTAAAGCCCTGCATTTCAATTGATTTTAGATACATACCTATCCTCTAGCCTCCACAGCATTTTTGGCGGCGGCTTGTTCAGCTAATTTCTTAGAGCGACCACGACCACGACCAATCACACGCTGATCAGCAGATACCTCCACTTCAAAGGTCTTATCATGGGCAGGTCCAGACTCAGCTATTACTTGATACGAAATAGCAATCTCACCATTGACCTGCAAAATTTCCTGCAAAGCAGTCTTATAGTCGGTCACGCGCTCAAAATTCCCTTTTTCTAAACGAGGAATCATGACCTTATGGATAAATTCCTCCACGGTCTTTTCCCCTTTGTCCAATAGCAGAGCTCCTAAGAACGCCTCGAAAGCATCTCCTAAAATAGTATCGCGATTTCGCCCTCCAGACTTCTCTTCCCCCTTACCAAGACGAAGAAACCGATCAAAACCACAAGCACGTGAAAAACCAGCCAAAGACTCCTCACGTACAAAGGTCGAACGCAACTTGGACATCTCACCTTCGGGTCTATCAGGATATTTTTGATAAAGATATTTGGAAAT
Coding sequences:
- a CDS encoding GNAT family N-acetyltransferase; the encoded protein is MQHKGTQILETERLILRPFQASDVESVFQNWTSDEKVTTYLTWPTHQTLQDTEDYVQFCLQSYSQEKTYRWVIELKENQQPIGDISVVSLDERVQAAELGWVLGSKWWGQSYMAEALEAVNHYLLEEVGCLRITAVHDSENRPSGRVMEKVGMTYEGTLRQAARNNRGIVDIAIYSLLHTDRKSR
- the ftsY gene encoding signal recognition particle-docking protein FtsY gives rise to the protein MGLFDRLFGQKKQEEQVALVEEVEREQSASSEDTVTTEVESATQEMEKFQSEVAETELTAEQEAQKQRTLDMMAQYYAAKEAAAARVKEAQEQGFDPAIQTKVKEEPVEEVAPVGQESEQDKYQRTLKKTRTGFGARLNEFFANFRSVDEEFFEELEEMLILSDVGVQVASTLTEELRYEAKLQNAKKIDELRRVIIEKLVDIYEKDGQFSEQINFQDDLTVMLFVGVNGVGKTTSIGKLAYKYKQAGKKVMLVAADTFRAGAVAQLVEWGRRVDVPVVTGPEKSDPASVVFDGVKRAVAEGVDILMIDTAGRLQNKENLMAELEKIGRIIKRTLPDAPHETLLALDASTGQNALSQAKEFAKITPLTGLVLTKLDGTAKGGVVLAIRQELDIPVKLIGFGEKIDDIGEFKSEEFMRGLLEGLV
- a CDS encoding Cof-type HAD-IIB family hydrolase, producing MAIKLIALDLDGTLLTSDKRISEANKKALQAARERGVYVVLTTGRPLQAIGTFLEELDLLGENQYSITFNGGLVQENTGRVLDKVGFTIEDVRTISRVTNDLDLPLDVLYGGDVYSLPSAHESLYLTCNPLLNKIVASDEEMPEDFVYNKAVSAVAADFLDGQIPKIPAELHERFEIFKSRDILLEWSPKGVHKANGLAKLIGHLGIDQSEVMACGDEGNDLSMIEWAGLGVAMANATDEIKSAANLVLPKNNDEDGIAWVIEHYVLNED
- a CDS encoding Cof-type HAD-IIB family hydrolase; translated protein: MINKIYASDMDGTFLREDHSFDKERFRRILNQFKEKGYLFVAASGRSMQSLKLVFEDFVDEIGFVAENGSIVEYQGQTIFMDDPISPEIYLPIIAGIDAGPFGSSRSMVLSGLENFYLLKNAEPQFLEAMTNYYAHFRLVDTFEEVREEIIKINAKFSPEEMDDARRWLNDTFEGVTAMTTGFDNIDIIPNGSNKSVGLSHLCAHFGITRQDVVAFGDNQNDLDMFDFAGLALATENAREEVKAQADWMIGHCNDGAVLAYLEEEVNGN